ctgtacagaACCAGGGAATGTAGCCATCTGTATAAGCAGCTTTTTCAAAGGACACCTTACAACTCCCATGATTTATCTGCAGTAACCCCAATATGGATGAAAAGGAGAATGTCAGCTGTGAAAGAACATTTTAGTCAAAGCACTCCAAACCTAGTGAGAtgtcagaaaaaaaatccctgatcTGGAAATccttattcatgcaaaacagcTACTGGAGTCAGAGGGAATTTTCCCCAAGAAACGGTTATAGTACTAGGGCCAGTGTTGGTGAAGACTGAGGTGATTCTTATATTTAGCTGGATGTCCTTCAAATCAAAGGAGGACAGAACACTGGGTCACATTCAGAGGTGACACTGGGTGTCCCACAATGGTAAACTGACGTGACTAAGTGTAGGGTGCCGTTGCACACACACTGACTGCAGGGGCAGAAGAGAGAGGGGTTCAGCAGTGACAGCAACTAACAGGCATGCAAAATCAAGTAGTGGGAAAAGCTAATGCTgatgctttatttaaaataaagcacaCATCCTTTTTGTTAGTTGCTCATTTGGAGGAGGTAGCAAAAAAGCCAGCATGTATGGTTACACCAAGTTTCATCTCCATTTGGATCACCTCTCAAATACAGCACAAATCCATAAAGCATCTTTCCTCCTAGGCCTAGAACCCCAATGCTTTTACTGTACACATGCAAGGCCTGGAactgtttataatggaaacatttgACCCTACAGATATTAGGCACATCTGATGGGTAGTAAAGAAAAACAATAACCTGGTTTATACCCTTTGCCTTTTTTTGGGGTATAGAGAGTTAAAGATTACACTTCCCATAAGCATGTAGGAAATGAAATCTGATTTGGGAGGGAAGTTTTTAGGACTGACTAAAAAGTAATACCTGCTTAGCTAAAACTCTTGGGGAAAAACGTTTTGGTAGAGATTCAATATCTTGCAAGGGCCTTCAGGCATGAGAAAAGTTAACAACTTGATGCAGAAGATTCACTTTAGGAAGTTGGAGCAAAAAAAGGAGTTTAGCCCTAAGATCTTCATCAATGCTCATCTTCTtcataaaaaggagtacttgtggcaccttagagactaaccaatttatttgagcatgagctttcgtgagctacagctcacttcatcggatgcaacatgaagtgagctgtagctcacgaaagctcatgctcaaataaattggttagtctctaaggtgccacaagtactccttttctttttgcgaatacagactaacacggctgctactctgaaacccatcttctTCATCTGCATCAGCCCTTTAACGTGCCTTGTGTGGTTGcagcagagcactgggagagagctctcccagcgctctttAAAAACCACATCACAAACACACCTCCATGAGGGCCATGGCTTCCAGCACAGGTCCACtgtcactttacagcgctgaCACTTGCTGCGCTCAGGCAGCCGTGTTTTTGCACACCCGAgtaagaaagttgcagcgctgtaaattgccagtgtagacaggccctaagtGGCTATATTTTGTATGGACTGGAGGAAGGCAATAtgggtgtgacaaagtgggaatgtttatgttttctctgaatactgtgtgggtgcctcagtttcccctatgcatttcttaagtatctaggtggagGGCAGGGGTCTGCACAGAGGCTGGCTGACAccgtctcctggcaactgatggcctgggcccctcccctgcaaaggtTCCAACTGaaagtgttggagaacaaagatcaGATGGCGTCCTTGTCTGGGAAAGAGACAGAGGCCagagggggggttgggggggggttcaGTTTACAGCTGGCTGAGGAAATGGAAGAAGGCCCAGAACTGGGTTATGGGCTCCCTAACCCCTGCTCCCCTCcgagatggacctgactgaggggtgctgttctctgtacctaaaagttctgttttagactgtgttcctgtcgtctaataaaccttctgttctactggctggctgagagtcacatctgactgcagagttggggtacagggccctctggcttccccagaagCCTGGGTGGACTTGCTGAGGGAAGGGCACAgcgtggaaggggatgctgaatgctccatggtcagacccaggaaggttaAAGCTGTGTATgcttcttgccctggtgacaGTATGCTCAAAGAGAAAGGAtgcatgctcccccagagtcctgactggctttggaTGGAGTAGTTACAGAGCATTGCCCTGACTCTGTAACAATGGGTATCAGGGAGACTAGAGAAGAGGAAGTTACAATAATCAAGACAGGACATGGTGAATTTTAGCTGTAGGGATAGAAAGAGAATGGATATGAGAGATACTGCAGATTCTTCCTCCAGAGTATTTAAGAATATTTGGATGATGTGACAAACTAAAGATGATCTCtagttgatagaaaacatctgTCTTACTTTCACAAGGTTGTCAGTGGATAAGTAGAGAAGAGGACGTGGAGGGAGAGTAAGGCcagttttcatagaatatcaggatcggaagggacctcaggaggtcatctagtccaacccctgctcaaagcagaaccaaccccaactaaatcatcccagccagggctttgtcaagcctgaccttaaaaacctcaaaggaaggagattccaccacctccctaggtaacccatcccagtgcttcaccaccttcctagagaaaaagcttttcctaatatccaacctaaacctcccccactgcaacttgagaccattactcctcattctgtcatctgctaccactgagaacagtctagatccacccgctttggaaccccatttcaagtagctgaaagcagctatcaaatccccccacattcttctcttctgcagactaaattatcccagttccctcagcctctcctcataagtcatgtgttccagtcccctaatcatttttgttgccctctgctggatgctttccaatttttccacaaccttcttgtagtgtggggcccaaaactggacacagtactccagatgaggcttcaccaatgttgaatagaggggaatgatcacgcccctggcaatgctcctacttatacagcccaaaataccattagccttcttggcaagaagggcacactgctgactcatatccagcttcttgtccaccataacccctagatccttttctgcagaactgctgcctagccactcagtccctagtctgcagcagtgcataggattcttctgtcctaagtgcaagactgtgcacttgtctttgttgaacctcagatttcttttggcccaatcctctaatttgtctaaagtcctctgtatcctatccctaccctccagcgtagctacctctccccttcccctctaccgtttagtgtcatctgcaaacttgctgagggtgcagtccatgccatcctccagatcattaatgaagagattgaacaaaactggccccaggactgacccttggggcactccgctcaataccggctgccaactagagatgaagccattgatcactaccaatgagcccaacgatctagccagcttttttgGCCATATTAAATTAGCAGGGAGATATCCATGATGATATGTTGGAGAGAGATGCAGAAATAGATGGAGACCAGTCAGGAACTGTCAGGTAAATTCCTAAATCACCAGTGTGAAAATGGTATTGAAACTGGGTGAGTGGCTGAGACCTTAAAGATGCTGCTAACTACACAGAAAACGGCAATTACACACAGGAGCagaatttgcatgcatgatttctCCACACAACCCCTGGCACCTTCAGATGACCAAGGAGTTATGCATGGGCCCCAAAGAGGATGCTGGCTGCCTCTGACCACACGCACCATCTTTGCAGAGTGCAGCAGGCTTCCTGACCAGGCTTGCTACAGTCAGAGGCAGGCAGTCATTTTAACTGCTCTTCTGGTTTAAGAAATAAAGAATATACATCTTAGCCAGAACAGCTAGGAGCACAACCCTTCAAGATCTCAGCCGATGAGGCGTAGGCACCGGGCACGAGAGTGAGGCGGCTTCCAGTAAGCCAGCACGGAGAGCACACAGGCGTTTGAACGCGGGCAGAAAGCAAACGCGAGGCCCCGGGGGTGGCAGGGCGCGCGCTGAGCCGTCAGAGCGGGCCGGGCGGGGCTCCCGGGGCGGGAGCGCGGGTTCCACGCCGAAGGCGGCGTCACAATGGGTTGCCAGGCGCCCGGCGGAGGAAAGATGCAGCGGGGCGGGCGGCGCTAGCCGCTGCGGGGTGGCGGCCATGGCCGGCGGGTACCAGCTGTGGGCGCCCTGGTCGCCGCTGGACGAGTCCCTGCAGTGGCTGCGGGGCGCCACCCCCCGGCCGTGCACCAAGCACCCGTTCCGGGCGGCGCCGCGCGGCGGCGGCTGCCCGCAGAGCGCGGCGGCCGACCTGGAGGTGCAGCTCTGCTTCCAGGGGCTCAGCCTGGTGCTGGAGCCGGGCGCCAAGGGGCCCGGCCTGCCGGCGGGGGAGCCGCGCCGGAGCGGGGCGCTGCGCAAGCCCCAGGCGGTGCGGCTCAGCGGGCTGGACTCGGTCTTCGGGCGGCTGGTGACGGCGCAGCCCCCGCGCTGGACCGGCTCGTTCCGGGTGTCGGAGCGCTCGGCTTTCTGCCAAGTGATCAGCCCCCGGCAGCGCTGGCCCCGCGGGCTCCGCGAGCCGCAGGTCCGCCTGGCCGTGGCCATGTGCCGCCAGATGCTGCGCGCCATCCTGCTGCTCTACGCCGCCTACAAGAAGTGCGCCTTCGCCCTGCAGCACTCCCGCTGAGCGGCCGGGCCCGGGGGCCCCGCCGCCTTCTCCCCCGGGCCGCTCCCGCGAGGCCGGCCGGCCGGCGGCTGCACCGACCGCACGTGGCTGCTCCGACCGCGCGGCTGCTTCCCAGAGCGGCCGCCGCCCCCGCAGGGCCAGGCGCCGATTGGATCGTAGCCGCTGACCGACGCCGCaacgctgccctgccctgccctgccccacgaGCGCCTCGGCTGGCCTGGCTCACCTTACAAGCCCCCTCCTGGCGCCTCGGAGGCTCTGTGCAAGGCGCTAGTCGAACGGCAGCCACCTAGTTTTGTATACAGCTAATTTTGAAGGCGCTTCCAGTCAAGTTGAAACTGATATGGGAGTGCGGTAAATTCCTAATTTTACCATACAATGCCCAACAGTGCTGTGTTTACAGCTAACGCATGCAACCTAGAAGAAATGAAGGTTTGCATTACAAgatggaattttaaaatatgctggCAACTAACATGCACAAGTTTTCCCTGCATAAAGTGCACCCTACAATATTTAAAGTCTAAATCCTTATGGTTTGTTTATACCCAAAAGGATGAAGCCTACACATGTAACTTTGCTTTCTAATGTTCAAACTGAATACTATTAATTTGGTTCAGAATTGGTCTAGGAAGGACCTCACAATCAAACTGAGCCACTCCAACTTGATAGACATGCAGATttacagaataaaatattttagttagTGGATACAAATGTGCAAATTTATCTTACAACATGTAAGAGTAATATTCAAATTGTTTGCAACCAACTGGACCTCTGCCTTGCAACATTCATAGTAAAATATCCTATCTTATCGTTTGCTACTAATGAATGAAGGAGTTCACTGTCCAGCTAGAACATCTTAGACATGCAGTTTTCACATATAACATTTAAAGGATCCTTACTCGTTCACGGCAACTTACAAAACACCAAGACTAACAAGAGTTAAGTTAGTGGCTTCTTCCTGCGTGCAAAGTAAAAATTGTTATGACTTGTTTACAGCTTATGAACATACAAGAAATTCAGTTTTGCTTTACAGTGTTCAAAGTAAAATCTATGAATTGGTTAAAATTAATGGATGAGACCTACAAAGAAATGCACCCTTTACCTTACAACATTGAAGTAAACAACTCTCACATTGAAATATTTGTTCCTAAGGAATAGAGGCACTTATAACCAAATGAATAAAAACAATTTACTATGTATTCAAAGTCACTTATGTTTACATCTAAATGGATGCAACTGATAAAAGCATTATACTTTAAAATATGTAAGACATTCCTTATGACTTGTTTACAGCTAATGGATGTAATTTACAAAGAAATGCACTTTTGCCTTAAAACATTCCAAGAAGAGTCCTGATAATTTGTTTACAGTGAATGGATACAACCCTCAAGAAAAGCACCTTTGTCTTAGAACAGTCAAAGTAAAAATAGTTGTGATTTGTCTCCAGCCAATGCAGGCCACTTATTAAAAGTGCAACTTTTGTTTTATATCAAAGGTGTATGACATTTATAAATACACCTTTCCCTTTCATTCATAGGGAAAAGCTTTAATGCGTTCAGTTACTATGCATGTAACAAGTTGACAAGATAATTACTCGTCAGTGTTTGTGTGCTAACTATGTTGGTGTTATCAACTAAAATGTCTTATCAACAGCTCACCGCTTACTTTCTGCTCAGTAAGTTATAGggactctctcccccccaccccacttagGGGGCATTGGGGCTCCAGACCTATTCCTGTGATTGCCCATAGATCAAAAGGGCATTTTCTGGCAGTGGCAGTCATTAACACCCTTTAGCCCAACAATACTGGTCTATCCCCTAAGCCAGATATACCTTAGAGCCAGTCACTAACATGTATCCAGTACAGGAGCCCCACTCCgtatttaaacaaaatacatttctatATTAGAAATTTAATGGGTTACATATACACACACGTAACTTTACCACTGGGAGTAGTCCCACTAAAATAAATAACTCACAGaggtaaagttaagcatgtacataaatgttttcaggatcaagCTGCAAAAGAATAGGCCCTTTTGGCTCTGAATCAGACTCCCCTACTCCAGTTACCATTTCTGCTTTGGAGGAAAATGGTATCAGCATGCTGTGAAAACACACATATTGTATCTATTATTACACCTGAAAATATCTGTACAGGTGGAATAGGAACAGTATTCTTTCAATACCTCCCTTCCAAGTTTCCCCTGCAGGCTTCCATCATACAATTTGTAATGTTAGTTGGTATGCTAGCTACTGTATGCTACCAGACAAGACAAGTTTAGCAAAGATCCTAATGATACTGCCAGAGGCAGCCTCCTTTTTGGGCTCATCTAGTCTGCTGTCAGGTCAAGACTGTTTTCTCTGAAAATATGCAGGCTATAcacacagatttttaaagctgtgcctaaagatacagagaggtgctggggggggggggaaatcgcactaggcacctgtctgcacctaaatacctttgaaaatctgaaccaGAAAAATCTAACCCTGTCCCCACATTGCTGAAATACTACAGAATGGATTTAATTAGTAATGACTGAGGCAAGTTTTAGAATAAACTAACAAACAAAGGATGGTTTACTTTATACATTCACTAGTCATGCTGCTGTACTCTAGCCTGGCTGTATTCCCAGCTTGTCTCTGCAACTGGTTCTTGACTTCTGCTGCTACCCACACATAGCAAACAGGAACTGTGGCAGAGCATAAACACCTGCAGGATGGGTGGCAACTTTAATGTTAAAGTTTACCCATTTCTACCACCCTATCAATTATTGACAGACAACTGAAAAGAGTGGCTTTTTTACCAATCCATGACAGTCACGATCAGCTAATCTTTTAATGCTGCATTGGCCTTAACCACAGCAGTGTTCTCCATGGCCATCAGACTCTGAAAAGAGCCAAAGTTACACCTCTGCTGAGATCAGAACAGGAAATTATTTATTTCAGCTAGGATAGAAATAGACTGATTGATATTTGCCTCCTAGCACTAGTTCCCAGTTGAGTGCCTGAGCTAAAGTtacttcttccccttccccctgcagcacATACACACCAGAGAGAGTGCACTGAGAAATCTTATTACACCAATAATGTTTTTTGATTGCAGCTGGTAAATAGTCCCGTCACAGTCAGGTCTGGAATTCCTCTGCAGTTTTACAAAATGGGGTtaacacaaacaacaaaaaccacacaaCTGAATGGGTGTTATGTAGGGATGGCAAATTGCAGATAGGCACATTAGTAAATTTGTTTGCACAGCTTTATAGTCACAGGAAATCTGCAACTTAAATGACACGATGTGTTTCCCCAATTTCATTTTGATACTTTCATCTATCAAAATGTCAGAAGGATTAGACTTGGCTTTGGCAGTGACAAACTGACAGTGAAGTGAAGTAGAGCATTATTGATTATTGCCTAACAGTGCTGTGATTCACCCACCAGGGACCCTTGTGTGCTGTTTTGTTACCTGAGGAGAACAGGATTTAAACAAAGGGGCAAAATCATCCAGCAATTGCAAATGGTGATTGGATGCAGGTTCATTTGCAAACAAGTGAAAGATAAGCATTAATAGGTTTGCCCAAGTTACTCTCAGAAACGTTAATCAGAGCCACCTTTAGTTCTCTATTGGTGTAAGTGGCTGGAGTTCTGTTGACCTGTGTGTAATTTTACAAATCTACACAAGCAGAAAATTTGACCTTTGTTTGGATCCAGCTGAGATGTTAACATGTTTTGTCTTATCTTCGCATTCATCTAAGCCATTCATCCCCTGGCATACCGCAGAGATGCTAGCAGCATATTGACCACAAGCACAGTTCTCTGTCTCCAACTCCAGAGCAAGCAGCAGGTCCCCTCCATACAGCTGGATCATACAGATCCCGTAGATACCCAGCCTGTCTGCTGGATCTAGGGCAGACTTTTCCAATACAATCTCAAGAGTCTCAGGCTTCAAAAGACTAGTCTGCTGCTGCTCTAAATCCTGGactctttcccccactcccataTCTAGATAGGGCTTAAAGCATCTCTATTTTCAAAATTGATCTGATCAGGTAAATCTTTAAGTAGAtgctcatcccccaccccctttcctcacCCATACGCACTCTCCCTGGTTGTTACTGATGCAAAAcactcactgaagccagtgggagttttgcccaagtaaaAACTGATTAATGACTAAGGGATTTGACCCCTAGTTTTTTGACTGTATTTCAAATCCTTCATTTTCTGGACACAAATCTATTGCAGATATTAGACTTCTAAATCAAAATCCAACTGGCAGGTCATCATGCATGTCTGTAGGCAGATGCAGAGGAAAAAAAGTCTAATTGTAGCACACTTCTCATTAACATACAAGAAGTGTAAATAAGGTGGATTTTAAGCCAAGTTTATAGACACTACTTCTGAAATAAATCTTAACCCAGCCACTAGATCTGCATCTGCAATTCAATCATtactatgtatgtatgtatgtatctgtAACGGGTCAGCATCCACCTCACATGAGCGCCCCCTTTTCTCTGGCCGATATATCTACAGTCCGTCTTTTACTAGGGTGGCATCCACTTCTCATGGGCAGCCccctttggttggttggttgtgagcctgcttttctttgtttcttaTATCAGGGTCGCAGCTGCCTCTTGTGAGCACCGCCCCAGCTGATGGTTCCCTTGCCTGGTCTTCAgcagctcagccctccagccaagctgCCTTCCAGGGTATACAGTCCCAAGGTCTTATcacagccctggtatggggctggAGCTCTTAGTGCTTCTGGGAGAAGCCTACCTTCTTCGACCACTCAGCCAGGGCCCATCTCAGTACCCACAACTGGTGGGGTTTCAGCAGGTCTCACTGGACTCAGTCTTCAACCAGACCAGTGGGGCCCATCTCGGTGCCCTCGCTGGCCTGCACAAGTTTTGTGCTCAGTCCCCCTGGACTtcagcctgcccacccacactgACCTTCCACTGGTCTTCTTGCTCTTCCCACCAGCCAGGCACCAAATCTTCAGTAGCCATCCCTGAGCTTCAGTCTTGTCTGCAGTGAGCTGTCCATGGTACTGCTGCTCTGCCAGCCAGTCACCAAAGCCTCACTCCTCAAACACCACACAGCAACTGAacttctctgtgctgctgctcgTTTTATATAGGGCCTTTTGGCCCCAGATTGGCTGCTCCatcagcccctctgattggccactCCTGTGCAGCCATTTTGGCTGCCTTGAGGACTTCTCTCTGCTCTATTCTGGGACAGGGTGATGCAGTGCCACGAGGCCTCCAGCAGAGGGCCTCCGGGCATAGTCCACCCTGCCACAGGACCAGACCCTAGATTTGTGTATGCAAGTAGAACTTGTGCGTGCAAATTAAGATTACGTTACCTGCATGCAGGTGCCATTTCTTTCTAGAAGTGATCACACGAGCAAGAATTACTGGTGCAAATTCAGAGGCTCCTAAAGCTACCGCCATCACTGATCTATTCACGGTTGTCAAGTTGTATCTTTAGGGACTTCCCAAACCCATTACTCTTGCATGAGGATAGGAAAGAGATAGCATCAGCTGCTACTGCCCAAGAGCTGTGTTTGTGCTGCATCTATTACCACCCCGGGGGAGATCCTCTGTGCAAAGCCCATTTTCTCAGCCCTTGCATAAggaaccagaatctggcccaaaataaCAGATAAACTACTATAACTCAGAAGGAATGCTTAGATTTTATTACTGTAGTTAAAGAAGGCTTAATACTGGAGTATTACTGACTAGTTAACGTGTATGTAGAGAGTGTTTAAAAATATGGAATTCCACTGGCATTTAACCAtgtagaggagaatcaggctgctGGGTGTCTTTTGTGAAACGAATGTGATGGTGACGGTCTGTGAGCAGGCCTGTGTTTCACAAATACCACCATCAGAACGAGCAACCTTCGTGGCAGATGCTGCAGAGACCAACTGCGGAGCAGTCCACCACTAATGAAATACCCTCTGATGGTCAAGAGGCGATCCTTGCAGGTCAGGGTTGAGACACAATAGCAGAAGAATACATGAGGATGCTCgcactgctgctgccagtgctaaTTCAGATTCTGTGATggataatctctctctctccctctcccagatGATCAATTTGGTTCCTTTCATCAGCAGTAAATTctcataaaaataaattcagttaaaaatgactaggaactttcatttttaaaacagaatcaATAAAACTTGTACGAAAACTAAAAGTGTCATTAAAGTCTCATTAACAGTCCAACTCACTGCCTTTCCTAACAACATTCTTTTGGCTCTCAATCAAGGCAACGTATGTTAATATGTAACGGCAGCTGCTATATTTTAAGACGTATCTCAAGTTTTCGACCCTGTTGAATGTAAACGATCTCTCAAAAT
Above is a window of Caretta caretta isolate rCarCar2 chromosome 2, rCarCar1.hap1, whole genome shotgun sequence DNA encoding:
- the FANCD2OS gene encoding FANCD2 opposite strand protein is translated as MAGGYQLWAPWSPLDESLQWLRGATPRPCTKHPFRAAPRGGGCPQSAAADLEVQLCFQGLSLVLEPGAKGPGLPAGEPRRSGALRKPQAVRLSGLDSVFGRLVTAQPPRWTGSFRVSERSAFCQVISPRQRWPRGLREPQVRLAVAMCRQMLRAILLLYAAYKKCAFALQHSR